GGAAAAGGAAAATATTTATATGTAGAATATTCATGCGGAGGCAAAATCAAAAGAGTTAAAAATTCTCAGACTGAAATTATGAAACTAAAGTGTCCCTAAAGGTAAGAAATTTGCTTCGTCGGGTTCATTTTTTGCATTAAAAGGCAGATGAGAAAAATAATCCCTATCGGAGTTTGTAGATGCAGAAGATTTTGGCTTTGGTTTTAGTTATTATAAGCGGTGTTATGTTGTTTCATTCTGGTATGGAAGTTTATTGCTCCATGAATTCAAAAAAAATTGTTGAGCCGCAGGTTGTTAAACTTGATAGGATTGAAGGCAAGTATTGCCCATTATATTTTCCAACGGAATAAAAGAATAATGAATTTATGTTGAAATTTTTAATTCAATTCAATGATTTTATTTTCTACTATAAAAGCGTTGAAATCAGCTAAGAAGTCAAGCTTGTCTCGTTTTATCAGCAAATGTAAATAGTATTCGTAAAGAGGTTTTTCAATCAGCCTGAAATCTTTTTTCGAATATTTAGTTCTACCCATCAGTGTTGGTAAGGTGCGCTTATTACATATTGCTCCATCAACTCTTCCCGCGACCAGCAGTTTAAAAAATTGCGATGTGCGATATACAGCCTGTTTACGTATTATTCCTTTTGAGAAATATACATCCAATGGGCCATAACTATTGCCATGCAACACTGCTAATTTCTTGCCACTCAGTTTTTCAATATTTGATTCCTTAATATTTGAATTTACCTTTACTAATAAATGGTCACTTATCTTCCATAAGGGGGCAGAGTGAACGTATTTATTTTGTATTTCTTTGGATAAAAACATCGGATTAGATAAAGCGAAACAGTCTGCTTTTTCTTCAGTTAAGACTTTATTAATTCGTTCGCGCGGAAGACATTTGTATTCAATTTCATATTGTGGATGGCTCTTTGCAAACTTTTCTAATATATCTATGAAAAGACCTTTAAATCGAGGATGTGTTTCGCTTTTGCTGGTAATAGAGTAAAATGGCGGAAACCTATGACCAAATAGAATAGTAATTTTTTCTTTGTGAACTTCTTGGGCAGAAAGATATCCTGCAGAGCTCATCGACAGTATTACCGTAATAAATATGATTTTATTAATTAGTCTGAATATTTTAAAACTAAATGTAGGCATCTGACCTTATTTTAAATACAGGTTAAGGGGTTATAATGAAGATCTTTTATACTTTTTTAAAACCATTTGTAATTATTTTAATTATTTTATTGTGCGTTGTAATTCTATGGTTTCTTTATAGGTGGATTAATGATCCTGAATACAAAATCAGTAATGTTCAAGAAGGTCTGGTTCTGAATTTAAATGAAAGCGTAGAAGGATTAGACTTAAAAAACAATTCGCTAACAGTTATAAGCTACAATCTTGGTTTTGCTGCAGGACCTATGCAGAAAACTCTGGCGGATGAGCATCCTGTATCTTTTTTTTCGCAGAATCTTGATAATTTTATCAGTTTGGTTAAAGAGAAAAATGCCGACATTCTATTGTTACAAGAAGTCGATTTAAACTCAAAACGATCTGGTTATGTTAATCAGTTGGAATACATAATGAATCGTCTTGGTTGGAATTATGCAGCTCCAGTTATAGACTGGGATTTTTATTTTCCATTTCGTAAAGAACATCAAATTGTTAAATCTACAGTTGTTATCTCAAAATTCCCCATAATTTCTAATAAGTACACTCTTACTTCATGCAAACCTAATTTTGAGAATAAGCTATTAGATATTTTTTATTATCCATTACTTTGGAAGTCTACTATGCAGCAAGTTAGAGTCCTTGCTGGTAAAAATACAATCTCATTCTATAATGTTCATTTATGTGTATGGAACAGGGCTGCCAGATTGGAACAGATTAAGTATTTATCTAAAATGATCAGGAATGATGATAATTCTGATGGTTTTATTATTGGAGGAGATTTTAATTTTCAAGCATACATAAGGGGTACGCCTGTTCCTACAGATGACATGGTTAAATATCCTGTACTTAGAGCATTATGGAATGATTTACCAGAAATTCGCGAAATAATTATTGATAAATCGTCAAGCACCGAAGATATTCATAAGCATTTTACATTTCCAGAACGAAAACATCGGTATGATTTCTTATTTTATTCAAAAAAAATTAATATTGAAAGTGTGGAAATTATAGAAGACCTTCAATCTTCAGATCATCTTCCACTTATTGGCGTTTTTAAAATACTATAAAGTAGATATGTTGGGTTTGTTTATTGTTTGAATAATTTGTTTAGATGCATGTTTGTCTTTTTAATGTTCGGAAAAATGCTATATTACACCTTCATTACGGGGCGAGTAAGGGGAATTTCCATTCAATTTTGGAATGTGGAGCGTGCATGCGTAAATTATCTATTTTTAGTCTTGCAGTTGGTTTTTTTTTTATTTTCACGTGTTTAACAGCTTTTGCTGAGAATAGTGAAATAAAGAAAATATTTATTGTGAGTAGCTATTCTGGCAAGGATCTTTGCGGTTTTCCACAATACCAAGGCGTACTTGAAGCAGTCGCCAAAGCCGGATTCAAAGATGGAAAGAATATAAAAATTTATACTTATGCAATGGATTCAAAAAAAACTAATAATACTCCCCCATTAATTAAATCACAGGCTGGTATTGTTTTAGCTAAAATTAGAGATGTTCATCCGGATGTAGTCGTTGTTGTGGATGATAATGCTTTCGGAGCTGTCGGGTTGAAACTTTTAGATTCTGATATTTCAGTAGTTTTTTCTGGGATGAACGGACAGCCTGAAGATTATAATGATACTGTAAAATGGATGAATTCAAGGCAGAAACCAGGGCATAATATTACTGGAATTGTCGAAAAATTACATTTTGTTGAAGCTTTTAAGGTTCAAAAAAAATAATACCGGGGCTGACCAAAGCAGTTGTTATTTGTGATAATTCTTTTACAGGCAAGGCTGTGTTAAAGCAGATACAGCGTGAATTGTCTGAAGAGCCTGTTGATATTGTTTTTGACTTTAAAATTGCGCAGTCATGGGAGAGTTATAAGAAGCTGATTTTTAAACTTTCTTCTGATCCAAGTGTAGGAACAATATATCCTGCAGCGACTCTGTTAAAAGATGAGAACGGTGTGACTCATGCGACAACTGAAATTATCAAGTGGACAGTTAAAAATAGTCGTAAACCTGAAATCCCGATAAATTACTCCTTTGCGCAGCTTGGTATGCTTGGCGGAGCAGGGGTGGACTTTATTTCAATGGGACGGCAGGCAGGGACGCTTGTATCTTTGATTTTAAATGGGCACAAAGCAGGGGATCTTCCTATTGAAGATGCTAAGCGGTATGCCTTTGTTTTTAACCTTAACAGAGCCAAAGAGCTGGGGATAACAATTCCCAGTGATATTTTAATGGCTGCAGATGTCATTTATAGGTAATCAATTGTTTAGCTTGGGTAATAGCATAGAAAGTAGAAATCGTTACCGATTGTCTACTCTAATGGTTGCATCTATCTGCGGTATTGCGCTTATTTCTGCTCTCTCTTTTGGTGGAGTTCTTTCTTACAGTTATATTAAGAGCTTAAAAGTAGAGTTTTATGATCGCGTCAATGCTGAAGGTGAAGGGCATAGCTTAGAAGTTTACAGTTTTTTAAATAGAGCTATGGCCCGTCTCGACGAGCTTAGTAGAGATAATTCAATTAGAGTTACAATGATGCTCGGCGTTGATTATCCCCTTGCTGAAAAATTATC
This sequence is a window from Desulfovibrio sp. UCD-KL4C. Protein-coding genes within it:
- a CDS encoding ABC transporter substrate-binding protein — its product is MSSAGYLSAQEVHKEKITILFGHRFPPFYSITSKSETHPRFKGLFIDILEKFAKSHPQYEIEYKCLPRERINKVLTEEKADCFALSNPMFLSKEIQNKYVHSAPLWKISDHLLVKVNSNIKESNIEKLSGKKLAVLHGNSYGPLDVYFSKGIIRKQAVYRTSQFFKLLVAGRVDGAICNKRTLPTLMGRTKYSKKDFRLIEKPLYEYYLHLLIKRDKLDFLADFNAFIVENKIIELN
- a CDS encoding endonuclease/exonuclease/phosphatase family protein; this encodes MKIFYTFLKPFVIILIILLCVVILWFLYRWINDPEYKISNVQEGLVLNLNESVEGLDLKNNSLTVISYNLGFAAGPMQKTLADEHPVSFFSQNLDNFISLVKEKNADILLLQEVDLNSKRSGYVNQLEYIMNRLGWNYAAPVIDWDFYFPFRKEHQIVKSTVVISKFPIISNKYTLTSCKPNFENKLLDIFYYPLLWKSTMQQVRVLAGKNTISFYNVHLCVWNRAARLEQIKYLSKMIRNDDNSDGFIIGGDFNFQAYIRGTPVPTDDMVKYPVLRALWNDLPEIREIIIDKSSSTEDIHKHFTFPERKHRYDFLFYSKKINIESVEIIEDLQSSDHLPLIGVFKIL
- a CDS encoding ABC transporter substrate binding protein, translated to MLKQIQRELSEEPVDIVFDFKIAQSWESYKKLIFKLSSDPSVGTIYPAATLLKDENGVTHATTEIIKWTVKNSRKPEIPINYSFAQLGMLGGAGVDFISMGRQAGTLVSLILNGHKAGDLPIEDAKRYAFVFNLNRAKELGITIPSDILMAADVIYR